GATGCGGTCGACGTCGTCGGGCAACTCGACGTTGTCGCGCAGCCACCGCAGCATGATGGCCATCCGGGCCTTCGTCTCGGTGAGTGCGAGCGAGCAGAACTCGGTGCCCGTACAGGCCATCGCACCGCGGACGAACGGGTTCGGCTCCGGTCTGTGTTTCTCGAGTAGGGATTCGGCCAGCAGCGCGTCGAGGGCCGCGTCGGGAACGTCCACGACGACCGGGTTCTGGCGCCGGGTCAGCCGGACCTCGCCGGAGCCGTACTCGTCCGCGATGTCGGCCAGCTCGATGGTCTCCTCGGCGGTCATCCGCCCCACCGGGACGTTCAGGCCGACGTAGTTCTTCCCGTCGCGCTGGTCGTAGACGCCGACGTGGTCGTGGGCGCCGCGCTCGGCGGGCTTCCCGGCGTTGTAGGTGTACTCGCCGCGGAAGTCGGTGCCCGCACGCTCCAGGTCGAAATCCAGACGTTCGTCCAGTTCTTCGCGGATGGCGTCGGTGCCCCAGTCGTCGACGAAGAACCGGGCGCGGTTCTTCGCGCGGTTCTGTCGGTTGCCCTCCTCGTGGTACAGCTCGACGAACGCCCGGACCGTCTCGACCGCGTGCTCGGGCCGGACGAACAGGTCCAGCGGGCGGGCTGGCCGCGGTTCACGGCCACCGAGGCCGCCGCCGACGCGGACGTTGAAGCCCTCTACCTCCTCCCCGTCGATGAACCTGTGTGCCGGCTCCAGCCCCACGTCGTTGATGGAGTCCTGTGCACACCCCTGGCGACAGCCGGTCACCGAGATGTTGAACTTCCGGGGCATGTTGTTCAGTTCGTCGTCCTCGCGGATGGTCTCCTGGATCTCGTCGAGGATGGCCCGGGAATCGACGTACTCGTCGGCCTTCCCGGCGACCGGACAGCCGGAGATGTTGCGCATGGTGTCGCCGCCCGCCGAGCGCGAGGAGACGCCGACGGCCTCGAGTTTCTCCCAGATCTCCGGGATGTCCTCGAGCGTCAGCCAGTGGAGCTGGATGGACTGGCGGGTCGTGAAGTCGACCCAGCCGTTGCCGAACTCGGGGTTCTCGGCGGGGCCCGTCGCGTAGTCCCGGGCGACCTCGCCGATGGCCCGGAGCTGGTCCGGCTCCAGGATACCGCCGCAGTTCGTCAGGCGCATCATGAAGTACGACTCCTGTCCGGAGCGCTGGTGGAACACGCCCCAGAACTTGAAGCGCGTGAACCACTCCTCGCGCTCGTCCTCCGGGATGGACGCGAAACCACGCGCCGCGAACTCCTCGATCTTCTCGCGGACCGCATCGCCGTACAGCTCGCCTTTCACGTCCTCTTTCTTGTGTGCCATCGTCACGCACACACCCGTTCCGCAAGCGAAGCTTCTTCAGCCATTTTCGTCTTTGCAGTCCAAACGACCACTTATATCGATTAGCACTAATCAAGTGTTGACAGTAACGAGACTTCACAGGTCATCCGGTGATACCGGAAGGATGGAAGGAGCTAGAAGGAGATTATATTTTTAATATGATACGAACGACCGTGAGGGTCCATGCCATCGGTCGGTGCGAACACCGACGGTGTAGCCACTGCAGGACGGAACTCTTCGAAGAACTGTGGGTCCGTGCGCCTAGTCGTCCGCTTCCTCGCCGCCGTCACCGGCGACGATGTCACCGAGGCCGTCGACCGGCCGGTCCGGGTTGGCGCTGCTGGCCTCGGGCGAGAGGCCGAGCTGGTAGTTCTCCTCGCGCGCCTCGCGGAGTCGGGTCCGGCCGCGGTGGACCGACACGTCGCCGTTGAGGTGCAGGCGCACCGCCTCGAGCAGGGCCTCGGCCTCGAGGGGCTGGCCGCGCTCCTTGAGGTCGTCGATGGACGCGTCGTCGGGCACGTCGAAGGCGCGCTGGGTGATGATGGGCCCCTGGTCGAGGTCCGTCGTCACGTAGTGGGCGGTCACGCCCGCGATGCGGACGCCCTCCTCGAGTGCCTGCCGGTAGGCCTTCGCGCCCGGGAACGCCGGGAGCAGGCTCGGGTGGATGTTGATGATACGGTCCTCGAACCGGAAGACGACGTCCGGGCTGAGGATGCGCATGTACCGCGCGAGGACGATGAGGTCCGCGTCGTACTCGTTGAGCAGGTCGAGTATCTCGTCCTCGTCGGGGGTGCCCTTCCCGTCACCGACGTCGTGGAAGGGGATATCGTACTTCTCGGCGAGGGGTTCGAGGTCGTCGTGGTTCGCGATGACCACCGAGATGTCCGCGCCGAGGTCGCCGCTGGCCCACGCCTGGAAGAGGCGTTCGAGGCAGTGGCTCTCCTTCGTGGCGAGGACGGCGATCTGCTGGGTCTCCCGGTCGCTCGGGAACCGGACCTGCACGTCCACGCCCAGCTCGTCGCCGAGGTCGTGGAGGTCGTCGCGCAGGGTCTCCGGCTTGCAGACCATGTCCGTCGTGTCGACGTGCATGGTCATCCGGAAGATGTCGTCGCGGACCGCCTGGTCGAGGTCCTCGATGTTGATACCGCGTTCGAACAGCAACGAGGTGACGCGTGCGATGAGTCCGGTCTTGTCTCCTCCGATCACCGTGATTTCGGTCAAGTCAGTCGTCATCGACACCACCTCCTGGTGCTGTTCGGAAGAGACATCACGCTATGCTCAGGCGACTGGGGGGCAAAAGCGTTCGTATCCACGCGAAGGTTACGGTTCGGCGTCCGTCAGTTGCGCCGGAACCGCCGGAAGGCCCGTCACGAGACGGGGACGGCGACCTCGTTCCGGCGCATGAACGGCGGCGTCCACGGGTCGTCGTAGCCCATGAAGAACGGCTCGCCCGCGGGCTCGATGCCGTGGCGCTCCAGGGTCTGGAGCAGTTCGGCCTCCTTCTCGTCGACCGTCGCGCTGCGCGCCCAGCCCGAGAACTCGAGCACGGCGAGGTTGCGCGGGCCGACCAGTTCGAGCGAGACGAGGGGGTCGGTCGGCTCGGGGGCGTCGTCGTAGTCGTAGTCCGCGGGGAGGTAGAACGACATCGTGACGCCCTCGGGCACCTGGGTCGAGGTGACCGGCGCGGTCATGGGTATCTGCTCGCCGGTCATGGCGACGGGCGTGGTCATCGAGACCGTCTCGCCCAGCGTGTTGGTCCCGGAGATGTACCGGAACAACCGGCGGAACGCCTCGTTGCCCGAACTGGCGGTCGTCGTGACCGCGATGGTCGCGGGGTACCGGCGCAACTCGATGCCGTCGAAGTGGGCGACCCGGTCGTACTGGACGCGTTCCGTGGTGTAGTCCACGTACAGGCCCCAGGCGGTCCAGAGCCCGAGTGCGCCCGCGATGGCGCCGAGTCCGGCGTAGAGTGTGCGACGGTTCATACCGGAGAATGGCGGCGAGAGGACATAACCAACGTGCCGAACGCGTCGTGGGTGCCACAGCCGCATATCCACGTTCGTGTTCATCCGAGAGCTTCCAAAACCCCTATCATGCATGACCACGCACCATCGACCGATGACTGGCTACACCGCCACGGTGACCGTCCGACTCAAGCAGGGGGTCCTCGACCCCGAGGCCGAGACGACCAAGCGCGCGCTCGAACGCCTCGGCTTCGACCTGCAGGCCCTCCGGTCGGCCGACCGCTTCGAGGTGGACCTGGCTGCCGAGAGCGACGAGGCCGCCCGCGAGCGTGCCGAGGAGATGGCCGAGCGACTGCTCGCCAACCCGACCATCCACGACTACGACGTGGAGGTCACAGAGCAGGGATGACCGTCGCCATCATCCGGTTCGGCGGGTCGAACTGCGACCGCGACGCGCTGGGCGCCCTCACCGACCTCGACGTCGACGCCGAGATCGTCTGGCACGAGGACGGCCTCCCGGAGGACACGACGGGCATCATGCTCCCCGGCGGCTTCTCCTACGGCGACTACCTCCGCGCCGGCGCGATGGCCGCCCGGTCGCCCATCATGGACGAGGTCCGCGACCTCGCCGCCGAGGGCGTCCCCGTCCTCGGCGTCTGCAACGGCGCCCAGATCGGCTGCGAGTCGGGCCTCACCGACGGCGCGTTCACCACCAACGCCAGCGCCCGCTTCCAGTGCGAGCAGGTCTACCTCCGCGTCGAGCGCGCCGACACGCCCTGGACCGCCGGCTACGAGGCGGGCGAGGTCATCCAGTTGCCCATCGCCCACGGCGAGGGACGCTACGAGGTCGACGACGACCGCCTCACCCAGCTCGAGACCGAGGACCGCGTCCTCTTCCGGTACTGCGACGAGGACGGCGACCTGACCGAGGACGCCAACCCGAACGGCTCGAAGCACAACGTCGCCGGCATCCTCGGCGAGCGCGACTCCGTCGCCGTCCTGATGCCCCACCCCGAGCGCGCCGCACTGGCGGACATCGGCGGCGTCGACGGCCGGCCGCTCCTCCGCGGGTTCGCCCGCGCCGCGGAGTAGCCGACGGCAGAGACCACCTCGACAGCGACTTCTCTGGCGACCTGCCATGCGAACTCACCACTCGTAACGGCTCAAAGATATAAGAGCGTGCGTCGCAAGGGTTGAGGTGATACTGCGGGGCCTCCCCCGTGAAACATTCGAATGACGGAGCGTGAACCCACAGTCGTCACGGTCGGCGTGCCTCCCCACACGGCGGACGAGTTGACGGCGACACTGCCTGGAACCGTCGTCACGGCGACGGACGTGGCTGGCGCGCTCGAGGCCATCGACGAGGGCGTCGACTGCGTCGTCAGCGAGGTCGAGTTGCCGGACGGCGACGCCTTCGCGCTGCACGACGCGGTCGGCGACCGCGACGGCCGGGTCGCGTTCTTCTGTTACACCGCCGACGGCGACGAGTCCGTCGCCGGGCGGGCACTCGCGGCAGGGATGGACGGCTACGTCCCCGCCAGCGACGGCGTCGAGACGCTCGCCACCCGGGTCGAGGCGGCCGTCGATACGGAGGCGACCCCCATCGACCGCGACCGCCTCGAACTGGTCTACGAGCAGGCACCGCTCGCCATCGTCGAATCCGACCCCGCGGGCGACATCGCGGCCTGGAACGACGGCGCGGCCGACCTGTTCGGCTACACGGACGAGGAGGCGACCGGCGAGGACCTCGTCGACCTGGTCGTCCCACCCGACGAACGGGCGACCGTGCGGGCGGTCTGCGAGCGCAACCTCTCGGAGGGGGGCATCGACGTGAACGTGAACGCGAACGTGACCAGGGACGGCGACCGCCTCACCTGCGAGTGGTACAACACGCCCCTGACCGACGACGACGGGCGCGTCGTCGGGTCGCTCTCGTTCGTCCAGGACGTGACCGACCGCGTCGACCGGCGCGAGACGGTCGAGGAGCTGCAGGCGATGTCCCGCGAACTCATCCGCATCGAGGAACGCGACCGCGTCGCCGAGTTCGCCGTCGAGGCCGCCCGGAACGTCCTCGGCCAGACCCACACCGCGGCCCTGCTGTACGACGAGGACGCAGACGCGCTGGTCCCGGTCGCGTCGACGGACGAGGCCTCGGCCATGCTGGCACGGGCCGACGAGTTCACCGGCGAACAGAGCCTCACCTGGGAGGTCTTCCGGTCCGGCGAGGCGACCCTCCTCGACGAGAACGCGGCCGGGCGGACCCTGCTGCCCGACGACTCGGGCATGGAGAGCACCCTCGTCGTCCCGTTGGGCGACCACGGGGTGCTCGGGTTCGCCGCCGCCGACGCGGGCGAGTACGACGAGACGACGGCACACCTCGCCAGCATCCTCGCCTCGACCACGACCGCCGCGCTCGACCGGAGTGCACAGGAGGAGGAACTGCGCCGCCAGCAGACCATCGTCGAGGCCGCCGGTGACGCCGTCTTCGCGCTCGACGAGGACGCTCGCTTCCGGACGGTCAACGACGCGATGGTGGACCTGGTCGGCTACGACAGGGAGACGCTCCTCGACATGCCCGCCTCGGCGGTCCTCGACGCCGAGTACCTCGAACGCGGTCGTGACGAGTTACGCGACCTCGTCGCCGACGGGACGACGGACTCGACGACCTTCGAGATAGAGATACAGACCGCCGACGGGACGCGGGTGCCCTGCGAGGCGACCATCGCCCTGTTGCCCGCCGACTCCAGTTTCGACGGGACCGCGGTCGTCCTGCGCGACATCACCGAGCGCAAGCGCATGGCGGACGAGCTGGTCGAACAGAAGCGCACGATAGAGAACCTCCACGGGGTCGCCTCCACGCTCGAGGACTGCGAGACGGAGGCCGAAATCTGGTACCTGACCGTCGAGGCCGCCGAGGGCATCCTCGACTTCGACGCCTGCTGTGTCGACCGTATCGAGGGCGAGTACCTCGTCTCGGCGGGCATCTCCTCGGAGATCGAGCCACAGGGGTACAAAGAGCGCTCGCACGTCTCCGACGGTATCGCGGGCAAGACCCACCGGACCGGTCGGTCGTTCCTCATCGACGACATCCGCGGGGACAACGACGCGACCCCGGAGGACCGGACCTACCGGTCCCTGCTCTCGATCCCCATCGACGACCGCGGCGTGTTCCAGGCCGTCTCGGACGAGGTCGGCGCCTTCGACGAGTCCGACCTCGAACTCGCGGAGTTGCTGTTGAGCCACGTCGCGGACGCGCTCGACCGCCTCGCGTTCGAGGAACAGCTCATGAACGAACGCGACCGCTTCGCGGCCCTCTTCGAGAACGTCCCGGAACCCGTGGTCTACGCGGTCCACGAGGCGGACGAACCGGTCATCGTCGAGGTGAACGCGGAGTTCGAACGCGTCTTCGGCTACGAGGAGTCCGAGGTGCGGGGCGACCGGCTGGACGACCTCATCGTCCCGCCGGACCGTCGCGGGGAGGCGACCGACATCAACACCCGGTCGCAGGCGGGTGAGGTCGTCGAGCGGGAGGTGAAACGTCGGACGACCGACGGCCTCCGGGACTTCCTGATGACGGTCGTCCCCGTCGAGTGCGGCGAGCAGAACCCCCGCACCTTCGGCGTCTACACCGACATCACCGAGCGCAAGGAGCGCCAGAAGCGCCTGGAGATACTGAACCGCGTGCTCAGGCACGACCTGCGCAACGGGATGAACATCATCCGCGGGTCCGCGGAGATGCTCGCGGACGTGGTCGAGGGGACCACCGCCGTCGGCTACGCCGAGACCATCCTCGGCCGGGCCGACGAACTGGTCAGCCTCGCGGAGAAGACCCGCGCCGTCGAGCGCACGCTCGACCGCGACCAGGCCGCGACCGGCCCGGTCGACCTCGAGGAGTGCGTCCGGACCGCGAGGGCCAGACTCTCGCGGGAGTACCCCGGCGCGACCATCACGGTCGACCTCCCCGACGACGCCGCGGTCCGCGCCGACGACCTGCTCCGGACGGCCATCTTCCACGTCATGGAGAACGCGCTCGTCCACAACGACAGCGACGAGCCCCAGGTCCACGTGACGGCGACGCGGGACGAGCAAGCGCAGTTCCTGCGGGTGTCGGTGGCCGACGACGGCCCGGGCATCCCCGAGGAGGAGCAGGCGCTCATCGCCGAGGAACAGGAGATAACGCAGCTCAGACACGCCAGCGGGCTCGGCCTCTGGCTGGTCAACTGGGTCGTCACGCAGTGTGGCGGCAGGATCGAGTTCGAGGAGAACGAGCCACGCGGGAGCATCGTCACGATGATGGTCCCGCTCGCGGTCGGTGAGGAGGCCGTGCAGGCGGAGGCGGACGACTGACTCGTCGGGCGCCTACTCGACCAGCGGCATGTTGTACGTGGTCTCGTGTTCGAGCACGTGCTCCCACGTCGCCTCGCACTCGCAGGAGACCTGCTCGAACACGCTCGGGTCCTGGCGCAGGTCGAAGTCCTTGATCGCCTTCTGCACCCGGTCGTCGCACTCGCCGCAGTTGTGCGGGCCGCGCTCGGAGCCGTGGCCCACCGGGTCCGAGACGACGATGACGTCCTCGTCGGCGGTCGATTCGAGCACCTCGGCGACCGACCAGAGCCACGGCGGCCGGTAGCCACCGCGGAAGAACAGGTCGTCGACCATGGTGTAGCGCTGGACGTTGCAGGGGTTCATCGAGACGGTGTGACAGCCCTCGACGGCGGCACAGCGCCGGACGGAGGCTTTCATGTCCGCGAGTGCCTCGGGCTCCGAGAGGAACGGCGGCTTCATCAGGAGGTACGCCTTCACGCCCGCCCCGGCGGCGATGGCCTCGGCGCAGGCGTCCTCGAAGTCCGCGAAGTCGAAGTACTTGTTCACGCAGTCGTGACGGACGCGGTCGGTCGCGGTCTCCAGCCCGACGGCCACGTCGGTGTCGAGGCCCTGCTCGACGAACTCCTCGAGCTTGGCCTGCGTGACGAAGTCCGGCAGCGACTCGACGACGATGCGCTCGCGGTCCCCGAAGGTCTCGGCGATGGCCTGGCGCGTCTCGGCGGGCACCTCGCGCTCGTCGAGGAACGACCCGGAGGTGTAGATCTTGATGAGGCCGGACTGCTCGTCTGCCTCCTCGGCCTCGTGGTCGAGACAGACCTGAATCTGGTCCATCAGCGCCTCGTGGGAGACGGAGCCGCCCTCGACCGACTCCGCGACGTAGCCACACATCGTGCAGCCACCGGCGCGGGCCCACCGGCAGCCGCCGGTGTTGAGGATGATGGTCAGCGACTGGTAGACGCCACTGGGCGTGTTGTCCTCGTCCAGCCAGACCCGTGTCGGCTCGTGCGGGTCGTACGTCTTGTCCTTCTTGGCGCGGATGTCGCGCATCACCTTGTTGTGCGCGTCCATCCCCTTGCCCTCCTCGTAGACCTCGGGCGTGGGCTTGCTCATTGGAAGGAACCAGCGGGTCGGCGCGTAAATCGCCTTCGGGTCGAGAACGGCCGACGCCGCGGTTCACCGCAGGTCGCGCAGCTCGTCGACGAGCAGGCCGAAGGGGAGGAGGAACGGCGAGAGCAGGCCGAGCGCGAGCGTCCCCGTGTTCGTCGTGATGGGCGGCGCGTACCCGGCCTCGGGTGTCCCACCCAGCAGGACGATGGCGGCCGCGACGGCCCCCGTCAGCAGCAGTGCGATGGCGACTGTCGAGAGCGGTTCCGTCGAACGCGATGCCCCGTGCGTTGACATGCAGGTGAGGATAGGGGGTCGGCAAAAAAGTCGCCCACGACGGTTCCAATCGCGTGGGAACGCAGTACCGGGTCGCCGGAGACGCGGGTCAGTCGGCGTACAGCGAGTAGAGGATGACGCCGAAGCCGACGGTCGTCAGGGCGCTCTCGATGGCCAGGGCGACCGACTGGTCGCCGGCCGCCACGAACTGGTCCAGCGCCCCCGCGATGAGCGCGCCGGTCGTGACGATACCGAACCCGAGCGCGAGCGCCCGGAGCGCCTTCGAACCGGTCCGGCGGTACGCCTTCGTGGCGAGGTAGGTGATGAGGCCGCCCATGACCAGCGTGAGCGTCTTGAACGCGACGACGAGTGGGGTGACCTCGCTCATGTCTCCTTGCGCACCTCCTTCCACATCGAGGCGAGGCGTTCTTCCGGTTTCTCCGGTGGCCGTTCGATCCGCAGGTCCAGTGTGTGTTCCTCTGTGAGCATGATAGCAACGTTCTCGAAGTCGACCCGGTACATCGAGGTGTGGCGACCGTCCGAGCGGAGCTGTGTCTCCTCTTTCAGCAGCGATGCCTCCGTGAGGAGGTCCAGCTTCCGGTAGGTCGTCGACAGCGGGATGTCACACGTCTCCGAGATCTCGCTCGCCGTCATCGCCTCGGTGAGCGACTCGATGATGTCGTGACAGTCCTCGTCGTCGAGGGCTTCGACGACCGCCTGGAACTCGGGCTCGTCCTTCCCGGGCGGGTCGCGCATCTTCACAGGGCAGAACTCGACCCTCTGACGTAAAATCGGTTCGGGTTTTCCGTCGAGAGAGAAGACCTATCTTCCCCTGTCACCTCCGGTCCCCCGATGACGACCGCTGTCAGGGGGGTCGAGTCCGTCGAGGACGTCTGGGCCGCCGAGGACGTGAACCGGGCGGCCTGGCGCACCGCCTTCGCCGACGTGTTCTCGCCCCACGTGCTCGCGACCGGCGGGGCCGCCGCCAGCGAGCCCTACATCCGCTCCCGGTACGCGGTGGTCCGCGACCATCCGGGCTTCGTGGTCGCGACGGAAGGCGACGACGTGGTCGGCTACGCCTACGCCGCCTGGACCGACACCTCGCGGTTCGTCGACGACGACGAGGCCGAACTCGTCGAGCTGTACGTCCACCCCGACCACTGGGGCCAGGGCATCGGCACCCGGCTGCTCGCGGCGGCCGAGGCGGCGGTTCCGGCCGACCGGACCAGCCTCGTGCTCGCCACGCCGGCCGGGAACGATATCGGTCGCTCCTTCTACGAGAGCCGGGGGTTCACCGTCCGCGAGCGTCGGGCCGGCGATGTCGGCGGCGAGGTCGTGCCGACCGTGGTGTTCGCGCGGGCCCTGTCGGAGAAT
This window of the Haloarchaeobius amylolyticus genome carries:
- a CDS encoding nitrite/sulfite reductase yields the protein MAHKKEDVKGELYGDAVREKIEEFAARGFASIPEDEREEWFTRFKFWGVFHQRSGQESYFMMRLTNCGGILEPDQLRAIGEVARDYATGPAENPEFGNGWVDFTTRQSIQLHWLTLEDIPEIWEKLEAVGVSSRSAGGDTMRNISGCPVAGKADEYVDSRAILDEIQETIREDDELNNMPRKFNISVTGCRQGCAQDSINDVGLEPAHRFIDGEEVEGFNVRVGGGLGGREPRPARPLDLFVRPEHAVETVRAFVELYHEEGNRQNRAKNRARFFVDDWGTDAIREELDERLDFDLERAGTDFRGEYTYNAGKPAERGAHDHVGVYDQRDGKNYVGLNVPVGRMTAEETIELADIADEYGSGEVRLTRRQNPVVVDVPDAALDALLAESLLEKHRPEPNPFVRGAMACTGTEFCSLALTETKARMAIMLRWLRDNVELPDDVDRIKVHFSGCTADCGQAMTADIGLQGMRARKDGEMVEAMDVGVGGGIGEEPTFIEWVRQRVPADEVPGLLKNLVEAYAALRQDGQTFREWVNATGQETLIELAEPEEVEGYEDPCLTDAKQSWYPFVDEDTPAPAEQVATVEEGE
- a CDS encoding formyltetrahydrofolate deformylase, whose translation is MTTDLTEITVIGGDKTGLIARVTSLLFERGINIEDLDQAVRDDIFRMTMHVDTTDMVCKPETLRDDLHDLGDELGVDVQVRFPSDRETQQIAVLATKESHCLERLFQAWASGDLGADISVVIANHDDLEPLAEKYDIPFHDVGDGKGTPDEDEILDLLNEYDADLIVLARYMRILSPDVVFRFEDRIINIHPSLLPAFPGAKAYRQALEEGVRIAGVTAHYVTTDLDQGPIITQRAFDVPDDASIDDLKERGQPLEAEALLEAVRLHLNGDVSVHRGRTRLREAREENYQLGLSPEASSANPDRPVDGLGDIVAGDGGEEADD
- a CDS encoding SOUL family heme-binding protein, which produces MNRRTLYAGLGAIAGALGLWTAWGLYVDYTTERVQYDRVAHFDGIELRRYPATIAVTTTASSGNEAFRRLFRYISGTNTLGETVSMTTPVAMTGEQIPMTAPVTSTQVPEGVTMSFYLPADYDYDDAPEPTDPLVSLELVGPRNLAVLEFSGWARSATVDEKEAELLQTLERHGIEPAGEPFFMGYDDPWTPPFMRRNEVAVPVS
- the purS gene encoding phosphoribosylformylglycinamidine synthase subunit PurS, with amino-acid sequence MTGYTATVTVRLKQGVLDPEAETTKRALERLGFDLQALRSADRFEVDLAAESDEAARERAEEMAERLLANPTIHDYDVEVTEQG
- the purQ gene encoding phosphoribosylformylglycinamidine synthase I; amino-acid sequence: MTVAIIRFGGSNCDRDALGALTDLDVDAEIVWHEDGLPEDTTGIMLPGGFSYGDYLRAGAMAARSPIMDEVRDLAAEGVPVLGVCNGAQIGCESGLTDGAFTTNASARFQCEQVYLRVERADTPWTAGYEAGEVIQLPIAHGEGRYEVDDDRLTQLETEDRVLFRYCDEDGDLTEDANPNGSKHNVAGILGERDSVAVLMPHPERAALADIGGVDGRPLLRGFARAAE
- a CDS encoding PAS domain S-box protein yields the protein MTEREPTVVTVGVPPHTADELTATLPGTVVTATDVAGALEAIDEGVDCVVSEVELPDGDAFALHDAVGDRDGRVAFFCYTADGDESVAGRALAAGMDGYVPASDGVETLATRVEAAVDTEATPIDRDRLELVYEQAPLAIVESDPAGDIAAWNDGAADLFGYTDEEATGEDLVDLVVPPDERATVRAVCERNLSEGGIDVNVNANVTRDGDRLTCEWYNTPLTDDDGRVVGSLSFVQDVTDRVDRRETVEELQAMSRELIRIEERDRVAEFAVEAARNVLGQTHTAALLYDEDADALVPVASTDEASAMLARADEFTGEQSLTWEVFRSGEATLLDENAAGRTLLPDDSGMESTLVVPLGDHGVLGFAAADAGEYDETTAHLASILASTTTAALDRSAQEEELRRQQTIVEAAGDAVFALDEDARFRTVNDAMVDLVGYDRETLLDMPASAVLDAEYLERGRDELRDLVADGTTDSTTFEIEIQTADGTRVPCEATIALLPADSSFDGTAVVLRDITERKRMADELVEQKRTIENLHGVASTLEDCETEAEIWYLTVEAAEGILDFDACCVDRIEGEYLVSAGISSEIEPQGYKERSHVSDGIAGKTHRTGRSFLIDDIRGDNDATPEDRTYRSLLSIPIDDRGVFQAVSDEVGAFDESDLELAELLLSHVADALDRLAFEEQLMNERDRFAALFENVPEPVVYAVHEADEPVIVEVNAEFERVFGYEESEVRGDRLDDLIVPPDRRGEATDINTRSQAGEVVEREVKRRTTDGLRDFLMTVVPVECGEQNPRTFGVYTDITERKERQKRLEILNRVLRHDLRNGMNIIRGSAEMLADVVEGTTAVGYAETILGRADELVSLAEKTRAVERTLDRDQAATGPVDLEECVRTARARLSREYPGATITVDLPDDAAVRADDLLRTAIFHVMENALVHNDSDEPQVHVTATRDEQAQFLRVSVADDGPGIPEEEQALIAEEQEITQLRHASGLGLWLVNWVVTQCGGRIEFEENEPRGSIVTMMVPLAVGEEAVQAEADD
- a CDS encoding archaeosine biosynthesis radical SAM protein RaSEA produces the protein MSKPTPEVYEEGKGMDAHNKVMRDIRAKKDKTYDPHEPTRVWLDEDNTPSGVYQSLTIILNTGGCRWARAGGCTMCGYVAESVEGGSVSHEALMDQIQVCLDHEAEEADEQSGLIKIYTSGSFLDEREVPAETRQAIAETFGDRERIVVESLPDFVTQAKLEEFVEQGLDTDVAVGLETATDRVRHDCVNKYFDFADFEDACAEAIAAGAGVKAYLLMKPPFLSEPEALADMKASVRRCAAVEGCHTVSMNPCNVQRYTMVDDLFFRGGYRPPWLWSVAEVLESTADEDVIVVSDPVGHGSERGPHNCGECDDRVQKAIKDFDLRQDPSVFEQVSCECEATWEHVLEHETTYNMPLVE
- a CDS encoding DUF7521 family protein; the encoded protein is MSEVTPLVVAFKTLTLVMGGLITYLATKAYRRTGSKALRALALGFGIVTTGALIAGALDQFVAAGDQSVALAIESALTTVGFGVILYSLYAD
- a CDS encoding winged helix-turn-helix domain-containing protein, which gives rise to MRDPPGKDEPEFQAVVEALDDEDCHDIIESLTEAMTASEISETCDIPLSTTYRKLDLLTEASLLKEETQLRSDGRHTSMYRVDFENVAIMLTEEHTLDLRIERPPEKPEERLASMWKEVRKET
- a CDS encoding GNAT family N-acetyltransferase is translated as MTTAVRGVESVEDVWAAEDVNRAAWRTAFADVFSPHVLATGGAAASEPYIRSRYAVVRDHPGFVVATEGDDVVGYAYAAWTDTSRFVDDDEAELVELYVHPDHWGQGIGTRLLAAAEAAVPADRTSLVLATPAGNDIGRSFYESRGFTVRERRAGDVGGEVVPTVVFARALSENQDDGSASTRA